In Serinus canaria isolate serCan28SL12 chromosome 5, serCan2020, whole genome shotgun sequence, the following proteins share a genomic window:
- the ACP2 gene encoding lysosomal acid phosphatase, whose protein sequence is MAGGWGGAVLLLLALCLQPPPARARSLRFVTLVYRHGDRSPIKAFPRDPYQESAWPQGFGQLTQVGMRQQWELGQALRRRYRDFLSDTYRRQEIFIRSTDCDRTLMSAEANLAGLYPPEGQEMFNPNISWQPIPVHTVPESDERLLKFPLTPCPRYEQLQTETRHSAEYINKTKENWQFLAMVAKETGIRDISLESIWSVYDTLFCEQAHKMDLPGWVTPEVMTQLKELKDFGFEFLFGIRNRVEKARLQGGVLLDHIRKNLTKAANASAHQNLKLLAYSAHDTTLVALQMALDVYNKIQAPYASCHLFELYQEDDGNFSVEMFYRNESGKEPFPLTIPGCQHKCPLQRFLELTDPVIPQDWEQECKVSSSMHDTELFVGLAVCGSILLLLIILLLTVLFRIQSQPPGYRHVSNEGEEQA, encoded by the exons ATGGCGGGCGGGTGGGGCGGTGCcgtcctgctgctcctggcgCTGTGCCTGCAGCCGCCGCCCGCCCGAGCCCGCAGCCTCCGCTTCGTGACGCTG GTGTACCGGCACGGAGACCGCTCGCCCATCAAGGCCTTCCCGCGGGACCCGTACCAGGAGAGCGCCTGGCCCCAGGGATTCGGGCAGCTCACGCAG GTGGGGATGcggcagcagtgggagctgggccaggcccTGCGGCGGCGCTACCGCGACTTCCTCAGCGACACGTACCGGCGGCAGGAG aTCTTCATCCGCAGCACAGACTGTGATCGGACACTGATGAGCGCAGAGGCCAATCTGGCAGGCCTCTATCCCCCAGAAGGACAAGAGATGTTCAACCCTAACATTTCCTGGCAGCCTATCCCTGTGCACACAGTCCCTGAGTCGGACGAAAGG CTACTGAAGTTCCCTTTGACCCCTTGTCCACGGTATGAACAGCTACAGACTGAAACACGGCACTCAGCAGAATACATAAATAAGACCAAAGAGAATTGG CAATTCCTGGCAATGGTGGCAAAGGAGACTGGGATCCGGGATATTTCTCTCGAGAGTATATGGAGTGTGTATGACACACTGTTCTGTGAA CAAGCACACAAAATGGATTTGCCTGGATGGGTGACTCCAGAAGTCATGACTCAGTTGAAGGAACTAAAAGACTTTGGTTTTGAATTTCTGTTTGGGATCCGCAACAGGGTAGAAAAAGCTCGTCTGCAAGGCG GGGTCCTGCTGGATCACATAAGGAAAAATCTAACCAAAGCAGCAAATGCTTCTGCCCATCAGAACCTAAAACTACTAGCCTATTCAGCG CATGACACCACACTTGTGGCACTGCAGATGGCTCTAGATGTCTACAACAAGATTCAAGCACCATACGCCTCATGTCATTTATTTGAACTGTACCAAGAGGATGATGG taactTCTCTGTGGAGATGTTTTACCGGAATGAGAGTGGGAAGGAACCCTTCCCACTGACAATCCCTGGCTGTCAGCATAAATGCCCATTACAAAGATTCTTGGAACTCACAGATCCTGTTATTCCCCAGGATTGGGAACAAGAATGCAAGGTATCAAGCAGCATGCATGACACAG AACTCTTTGTGGGTTTGGCTGTGTGTGGATCcattctccttctcctcattATTCTCCTCCTGACTGTACTCTTTCGCATACAGTCTCAGCCCCCTGGCTATCGGCACGTTTCCAATGAAGGAGAAGAGCAGGCCTGA